The Altererythrobacter sp. Root672 genome includes a window with the following:
- a CDS encoding tannase/feruloyl esterase family alpha/beta hydrolase codes for MPNASDRILPAHCLVKATIGPRTGVGGREFGIGFELRLPLDWSGRFMFQGGAGLDGIVSPAIGTVPNSAGPPALMRGFAVVSTDAGHKGSPVDASFGLDQQARIDYAYNGLAQVTREAKALLAAFYGTPATKSYFIGCSNGGRQALMASQRLPREFDGIVAGDPAMSFSRLALGEVWNMQVIARIAPRDDAGRPIYAKAFSQSDLALVRQTVLDQCDGLDGLKDGMINDWQRCGFRPMELTCAGGKTDQCLTSGQVGVLEELMAGPRDAAGQHLYGPFTYDTGIASTAWRGMRLGTSETGQPNSADSILGLGQFRNLQLTPPDAAWDPLAPYDIEDLLRRIRYQGGIGDADSPFLSTFAQSGKMIVYNGMSDQGIATPHIVRWYEDMVAATGEPGREAVRFFGIPGMLHCGGGEANDKFEMLDAIVDWVEQGRAPDRIVAVGEAFPGVSRPLCPHPLVARYEGGDPNSANSFTCRK; via the coding sequence GTGCCCAACGCCAGTGACAGGATCCTGCCGGCGCATTGCCTCGTAAAGGCGACGATCGGTCCGCGCACTGGCGTAGGAGGGCGCGAGTTCGGGATTGGCTTCGAGCTTCGCCTGCCCCTGGATTGGTCGGGACGCTTCATGTTCCAAGGTGGCGCCGGGCTCGATGGCATTGTCAGCCCCGCCATTGGCACGGTGCCCAATTCTGCTGGCCCGCCGGCCTTGATGCGCGGATTTGCCGTCGTTTCCACGGATGCGGGGCACAAGGGTTCGCCGGTCGACGCAAGCTTCGGTCTCGATCAGCAGGCACGCATTGATTACGCGTACAACGGCCTCGCCCAAGTGACGCGCGAAGCGAAGGCTCTGCTCGCGGCGTTTTACGGTACACCGGCCACGAAGTCCTACTTCATCGGTTGCTCGAACGGAGGGCGGCAAGCGCTCATGGCCTCGCAGCGTCTGCCGAGGGAGTTCGACGGTATTGTGGCCGGTGATCCTGCGATGAGCTTTTCGCGACTGGCACTCGGCGAAGTCTGGAACATGCAGGTGATCGCGCGCATCGCCCCGCGGGACGATGCGGGCCGACCGATCTACGCCAAGGCATTCTCGCAATCCGACCTCGCGCTGGTCCGCCAGACGGTGCTCGACCAGTGCGACGGACTGGATGGCCTCAAGGACGGCATGATCAACGACTGGCAGCGTTGCGGCTTCCGGCCAATGGAGCTGACGTGCGCGGGGGGCAAGACAGACCAATGCCTGACGAGCGGTCAGGTCGGTGTGTTGGAAGAACTGATGGCGGGTCCTCGCGATGCCGCGGGACAGCATCTCTATGGCCCGTTCACTTACGACACCGGGATAGCGTCGACCGCGTGGCGCGGGATGCGTCTCGGCACATCGGAAACCGGTCAGCCGAACTCTGCGGATTCGATACTAGGGCTGGGCCAGTTCCGGAATCTGCAGCTCACTCCGCCTGACGCCGCATGGGATCCACTGGCGCCCTACGACATCGAGGATCTGTTGCGGAGGATCCGCTACCAGGGCGGGATCGGTGACGCGGACAGCCCGTTCCTGTCGACCTTCGCCCAGTCGGGCAAGATGATCGTGTACAACGGGATGTCAGACCAGGGCATTGCAACACCGCACATCGTGCGCTGGTATGAGGACATGGTTGCCGCGACCGGAGAGCCTGGCCGGGAAGCCGTTCGCTTCTTCGGCATTCCTGGAATGCTTCACTGCGGCGGGGGCGAGGCGAACGACAAGTTCGAAATGCTCGACGCGATCGTCGACTGGGTGGAGCAAGGACGTGCGCCTGACCGCATTGTGGCAGTCGGGGAGGCCTTTCCGGGCGTTTCGAGGCCCCTGTGCCCGCATCCGCTCGTCGCGCGCTACGAAGGCGGAGATCCCAACAGTGCCAACAGCTTCACCTGCCGCAAATAG
- a CDS encoding MFS transporter, producing MNEDAPSVSRRTAVWVLFLLFLANILNAGDRGLLGLVTEQVRGELSLSDTQISLANGLFFTVFNLVGGLFLARLIDRGNRTRILAFGIAGWSIATAATGLATDFATLAIARIGVGIGEATAFPAAMSLIPDLFRAQARGRAVAVFQSSAFIGIVGGAIAAGVLAAAIGWRAMFFWAGAVGVVLALIMLATATEPARGKDAQPAAPSGTFADLSQGLQRLWHSPGLARLVVGYGIAGMLTSVLAAWGPAFLQRSHDVPLAQVGVAIGPAVGIGGITGTLFAGFLADAVRRRTGSAAATLWLPIVTLPLSVPCVLGFAFLPSLSLAMASAALMNFLLACAIIPSINFAVDAAAPGDRGLTATVMLAAAGLIGSTLGPFIVGVLSDYLNPTLGEESLRYGIAAMAVAPLIGTAFIVAARVSTVRAQAESLASATINS from the coding sequence ATGAACGAGGACGCCCCCTCGGTATCCCGGCGCACCGCCGTCTGGGTGCTCTTCCTGCTGTTCCTCGCCAACATCCTCAATGCAGGCGACCGTGGGTTGCTCGGCCTGGTGACCGAGCAGGTTCGCGGCGAACTCTCGTTGTCGGACACTCAAATATCGCTTGCCAACGGGTTGTTCTTCACAGTGTTCAACCTCGTCGGTGGCCTGTTTCTGGCGCGGTTGATCGACAGGGGCAACCGTACGCGAATTCTCGCTTTCGGCATCGCGGGGTGGTCGATCGCCACCGCCGCGACCGGGTTGGCGACCGACTTCGCGACCCTCGCCATCGCCCGGATCGGGGTCGGTATCGGCGAGGCGACGGCCTTCCCGGCCGCGATGTCTTTGATCCCCGATCTGTTCCGCGCCCAGGCGCGGGGGCGTGCGGTGGCGGTATTCCAGTCGAGCGCCTTCATCGGCATCGTCGGAGGCGCGATCGCTGCGGGCGTGCTCGCGGCTGCGATCGGCTGGCGGGCGATGTTCTTCTGGGCAGGCGCCGTTGGCGTCGTGCTTGCTCTTATCATGCTCGCCACAGCAACGGAGCCGGCGCGGGGGAAGGATGCACAGCCAGCCGCTCCGTCCGGGACCTTCGCCGACTTGTCGCAAGGCCTGCAACGTCTTTGGCACTCGCCAGGGCTCGCACGCCTTGTGGTCGGTTACGGCATCGCCGGAATGCTGACCTCGGTCCTCGCAGCCTGGGGCCCCGCCTTCCTGCAACGCTCGCACGATGTTCCGCTGGCACAAGTCGGTGTGGCTATCGGTCCCGCAGTCGGGATCGGGGGAATCACGGGAACGCTCTTTGCCGGGTTCCTCGCCGACGCGGTCCGTCGGCGTACGGGTTCGGCCGCTGCGACGCTGTGGCTCCCCATCGTCACACTGCCGCTCTCGGTGCCTTGCGTGCTCGGCTTTGCCTTCCTGCCTTCCCTGTCCCTCGCAATGGCCAGCGCAGCTCTGATGAACTTCCTGCTCGCCTGTGCAATCATCCCAAGCATCAACTTCGCAGTCGACGCCGCAGCCCCTGGCGATCGCGGGCTAACCGCTACAGTGATGCTCGCAGCTGCTGGGCTCATCGGCAGCACCCTCGGACCATTCATCGTCGGGGTTCTCAGCGACTACCTCAACCCCACCCTGGGCGAGGAAAGCCTGCGCTATGGGATCGCGGCCATGGCGGTAGCGCCGCTCATTGGAACAGCCTTCATCGTCGCGGCAAGGGTTTCGACCGTGCGAGCGCAAGCTGAATCACTTGCGAGTGCGACGATTAATTCCTAG
- a CDS encoding cupin domain-containing protein, with translation MNRTRRIVTGHAPDGRSVIVSDAPVPLVRDLPGARFDEVWSTTAASEPLDLIPNGEPVSGYTSIGPAGRGGSIIRVIDFQPARAGGVRSPMHRTRTIDYGIVLEGEVVLILSDSETTLRKGDVVVQRGTDHAWENRSGEVARVVFVLIDAAFAEPLAQIVDTAAIIP, from the coding sequence ATGAACCGCACCCGGCGCATCGTTACCGGTCACGCACCTGACGGGCGTTCGGTCATTGTGTCAGATGCGCCGGTGCCGCTCGTCAGGGACCTTCCCGGCGCCCGCTTCGACGAGGTATGGTCAACGACCGCAGCGTCCGAACCGCTCGACCTCATCCCCAATGGCGAGCCTGTCTCCGGCTACACTTCGATTGGACCCGCCGGACGCGGTGGCAGCATCATTCGCGTGATCGATTTCCAGCCCGCCAGAGCCGGCGGCGTGCGCAGCCCGATGCACAGGACCCGCACTATCGACTACGGCATCGTACTCGAGGGAGAGGTCGTGCTGATCCTCAGCGACAGCGAGACGACCCTGCGCAAGGGCGACGTGGTTGTTCAGCGGGGGACCGATCACGCGTGGGAAAACCGGTCCGGCGAAGTAGCGAGGGTGGTCTTCGTGCTGATCGACGCCGCGTTTGCCGAGCCGTTGGCGCAGATCGTAGATACAGCGGCGATCATCCCATGA
- a CDS encoding acetoacetate decarboxylase family protein: MSDPLGPMFRMPVGFGPAPGPRNLPASQRHRRFDKKATSLVLSAVTDAEPLAALLPDRMTLVGEPRLEIVVTVLSDIGWLAGRGYNIVMVRIPARWNGEQQLTGHFVPVVWENMADPILTGREELGWPKIFADIPQPYDTGSGLTGSARWGGFEFLQFGAENLEPIAPPASAAAPMIFRKYIPRTGEWGTAEIDQMTAVEPGPPVPEIRSCQLGSGRFSFASARWEDMPTQYPIVNVLAALPLHDFGPAVRLKTSGGSDVSEQRILR, from the coding sequence TTGAGCGATCCGCTCGGCCCGATGTTTCGAATGCCGGTCGGGTTTGGCCCGGCCCCCGGGCCGCGCAACCTACCAGCCTCGCAGCGTCACCGCCGTTTCGACAAGAAGGCAACCTCGCTCGTCCTTTCGGCCGTCACCGATGCCGAGCCCTTGGCCGCACTCCTTCCTGACCGGATGACGCTGGTCGGCGAACCGAGGCTGGAAATCGTCGTGACCGTGTTGAGTGATATCGGCTGGCTCGCCGGGCGAGGCTACAACATCGTCATGGTCCGCATTCCCGCGCGCTGGAATGGCGAGCAGCAGCTCACGGGCCACTTCGTGCCGGTTGTCTGGGAGAACATGGCCGATCCGATCCTCACGGGGCGCGAGGAGCTCGGATGGCCGAAGATCTTTGCCGATATCCCGCAGCCTTATGACACTGGTTCAGGCCTGACAGGTTCGGCACGATGGGGCGGCTTCGAATTTCTACAGTTCGGAGCCGAGAACTTAGAGCCGATCGCACCGCCGGCGTCGGCCGCGGCTCCGATGATCTTCCGCAAATACATCCCGCGAACCGGCGAATGGGGCACCGCGGAGATCGACCAGATGACCGCCGTTGAACCCGGCCCACCAGTGCCGGAGATCCGGTCCTGCCAACTGGGCTCAGGCCGCTTTTCCTTTGCCAGCGCGAGGTGGGAAGACATGCCGACACAATATCCGATCGTGAACGTCCTGGCCGCGCTGCCGCTGCACGACTTCGGACCGGCCGTGCGCCTCAAGACGTCCGGCGGATCAGACGTCAGCGAGCAGAGGATCCTGCGATGA
- a CDS encoding amidohydrolase family protein yields MSVEVFTCGDRKPIPVKARGKHLVVDIHCHLGIPAADAIVQAKYPGPPPGINDFTSAKTSEVNRAQFAQMGRTLNTLDTRLADMDRLGIDVQAISPSPGQYFYFTDPETGRDAARVVNDGMAAAVAQHPDRLIGMGSVPLQNAEMAVAEMRRCVKDLDLRGIEISSNVNGKDFHAEDLRPFWAAAEELGVLIFIHPLGFTHAARMSEYYFNNLIGNPLESTLAIGHLIFGGVLDAYPGLKICVAHGGGYMPGYWGRMDHGWRARADCSEHCRHEPSSYLRKLWLDTLVFDKDQLDSLVRTHGADRLCLGTDYPFDMSEPDPVGFHDRLSEEDKAGILGLNAAGLLGLERVD; encoded by the coding sequence GTGAGCGTCGAGGTCTTCACCTGCGGCGACCGCAAGCCAATCCCGGTCAAGGCGCGCGGCAAGCACCTCGTGGTCGACATCCACTGCCATCTCGGCATTCCGGCCGCCGACGCCATCGTGCAAGCCAAGTATCCAGGCCCGCCGCCGGGGATCAACGATTTCACAAGTGCCAAGACCTCGGAAGTGAACCGCGCGCAGTTCGCCCAGATGGGCCGCACGCTCAACACGCTCGACACGCGCCTCGCCGACATGGACCGGCTAGGGATCGACGTTCAGGCAATCTCACCCAGCCCGGGTCAGTATTTCTACTTCACCGACCCCGAGACCGGACGCGATGCCGCGCGCGTCGTGAACGACGGCATGGCCGCCGCTGTCGCCCAGCACCCCGACCGCCTGATCGGCATGGGCTCCGTGCCCCTGCAAAATGCCGAAATGGCAGTGGCCGAGATGCGCCGGTGCGTGAAGGATCTCGACCTGCGCGGAATCGAGATCAGTTCCAACGTCAACGGCAAGGACTTCCACGCCGAGGATCTGCGCCCCTTCTGGGCCGCCGCAGAGGAACTCGGCGTGCTGATCTTCATCCATCCGTTGGGATTCACCCACGCGGCGCGGATGAGCGAGTATTACTTCAACAACCTCATCGGCAATCCGCTCGAATCCACGCTCGCGATCGGCCACCTAATCTTCGGCGGCGTGCTCGACGCCTACCCCGGGCTGAAGATCTGTGTCGCCCACGGCGGAGGTTACATGCCTGGCTACTGGGGTCGCATGGACCACGGCTGGCGCGCACGCGCTGATTGTTCCGAACACTGCCGGCACGAACCTTCGAGCTATCTGCGCAAGCTGTGGCTCGACACGCTGGTGTTTGACAAGGACCAGCTCGACAGTCTCGTGCGTACACATGGCGCCGACCGGCTGTGCCTCGGTACCGACTACCCCTTCGACATGTCCGAACCTGACCCGGTCGGATTTCACGACCGGTTATCGGAAGAGGACAAGGCGGGCATCTTGGGCCTAAATGCAGCGGGGCTGCTTGGTCTGGAACGCGTGGATTGA
- a CDS encoding fumarylacetoacetate hydrolase family protein — MPTELNATHDPARRSWVDSANAEGTDFPIQNLPFGVFDDGKGARGGVALGDQIVDLTALLRANTISGPAAEAACGESLLPLFACARQDVSALRAALSDVYRMGGAGDQRAAEAALVPMSGAKLLMPAKPTAFTDFCTSADHILRMAANGGRPPMPAWATLPVAYNGRASSVAVSGTPVVRPVGQVVPPGTSEMVVAAEPMLDFELEFGAWLGGPVNALAETVGMARAEEILFGCCLVNDWSARAIQFYEMLLGPHLGKSFLTTISPWVVTMEALAPFRVAGRGRTGDEPDVPAYLNDPFDRQAGGLNVELTAELDTGNGPHTIVQTNVAELFWTLAQMVTHQASGGAPLDVGDLIATGTVSGAADEARACLVEITKLGKECLILPDGTERVMLEDGDTLTLRAKAVAEGYVPIGFGPCAGTIAPARTAA, encoded by the coding sequence ATGCCCACTGAGCTCAATGCCACGCACGATCCCGCGCGCCGGAGCTGGGTCGATAGCGCCAACGCCGAGGGCACCGACTTTCCGATCCAGAACCTGCCGTTCGGAGTGTTCGACGACGGCAAGGGCGCGCGCGGTGGCGTGGCGTTGGGCGACCAGATCGTCGACCTGACGGCGCTGCTCAGAGCAAACACGATCTCGGGACCGGCCGCCGAAGCTGCCTGCGGCGAGAGCCTGCTTCCGCTGTTCGCCTGTGCGCGTCAGGATGTCTCGGCGCTGCGGGCGGCACTGTCCGACGTCTATAGGATGGGCGGAGCGGGCGACCAAAGGGCCGCCGAGGCCGCGCTCGTACCGATGAGCGGCGCCAAACTCCTGATGCCGGCCAAGCCGACGGCGTTCACCGACTTCTGCACCTCGGCGGATCACATCCTGCGTATGGCTGCTAATGGCGGCCGCCCGCCGATGCCTGCCTGGGCCACCCTTCCGGTCGCATACAACGGCCGCGCCAGTTCGGTTGCCGTTTCGGGCACGCCTGTAGTGCGGCCTGTCGGACAGGTTGTGCCACCCGGCACTAGCGAGATGGTCGTGGCGGCCGAGCCGATGCTCGACTTCGAACTCGAGTTCGGCGCCTGGCTAGGCGGGCCGGTAAACGCGCTGGCCGAAACGGTCGGCATGGCCCGTGCCGAAGAGATTCTGTTCGGCTGCTGCCTGGTCAACGACTGGTCGGCCCGCGCCATCCAGTTCTACGAGATGTTGCTCGGCCCGCACCTAGGCAAGAGCTTCCTGACGACGATCTCGCCGTGGGTGGTGACGATGGAGGCACTCGCTCCGTTCCGGGTGGCCGGTCGTGGCCGCACTGGGGACGAGCCGGACGTGCCCGCTTATCTGAACGATCCTTTCGACCGTCAGGCAGGTGGGCTGAACGTCGAACTCACTGCCGAGCTCGATACTGGCAACGGTCCGCACACGATCGTGCAAACCAACGTGGCCGAATTGTTCTGGACGCTCGCGCAAATGGTCACCCATCAGGCTTCGGGCGGCGCCCCGCTCGATGTTGGCGACTTAATTGCCACCGGAACCGTCTCCGGCGCGGCCGACGAGGCGCGCGCCTGCCTGGTCGAGATCACCAAGCTGGGTAAGGAATGCCTGATTCTGCCCGACGGCACGGAGCGCGTCATGCTCGAGGACGGCGATACCCTGACTCTGCGGGCCAAGGCGGTTGCAGAAGGGTATGTGCCCATTGGGTTCGGCCCCTGCGCCGGGACGATCGCTCCCGCGAGGACCGCGGCGTGA
- a CDS encoding MBL fold metallo-hydrolase, with protein MANWPFRQGVHEIADGTYGYIQPDGTWGWSNAGLVTSAGQTLLIDTLMSVPLTRDMLAAFARVPGGERIDMVMNTHANPDHFFGNGVVEGAEIIATAKTRHEMEGFNPQALANLSANWENMGEAGEFLFETMGRYFDFSGVDELALPTRTFENAMTLKVGDKTVELTDLGPAHTESDTIAHVLEDRTVFTGDLMFNEGHPIVWAGPFDNWIAACDHIIALDPKVVVPGHGPICDVENVRTMKGYFEHLRREARGRFEAGMDWREAARDIPIKEYAHWTDSERVVANVFSLYKGWDPDLPHAPPPVLFAEMNRYRKEHHAKHGCGHAH; from the coding sequence ATGGCAAATTGGCCTTTCCGGCAGGGCGTGCACGAGATCGCCGACGGGACTTACGGTTACATCCAGCCCGACGGTACCTGGGGATGGTCGAATGCGGGCCTGGTAACCTCGGCGGGCCAGACCCTGTTGATCGATACCTTGATGAGTGTTCCCCTGACGCGCGACATGCTTGCTGCGTTTGCCCGGGTTCCGGGCGGCGAGCGGATCGACATGGTCATGAACACCCATGCCAATCCCGATCACTTCTTCGGCAACGGCGTGGTCGAAGGGGCCGAGATCATCGCAACCGCCAAGACCCGTCACGAGATGGAAGGGTTCAACCCGCAAGCACTCGCCAATCTGTCGGCCAACTGGGAGAACATGGGCGAAGCGGGCGAATTCCTGTTTGAGACCATGGGCCGCTATTTCGATTTCAGCGGAGTGGACGAACTGGCCCTGCCGACACGCACGTTCGAGAATGCGATGACGCTCAAGGTCGGAGACAAGACTGTCGAGCTGACCGATCTGGGTCCGGCCCACACCGAATCCGATACGATCGCCCACGTCCTCGAAGATCGCACGGTCTTTACCGGTGATCTGATGTTCAACGAGGGGCATCCGATCGTATGGGCCGGACCGTTCGATAACTGGATCGCTGCCTGCGATCACATCATCGCACTCGATCCCAAAGTCGTCGTTCCGGGGCATGGGCCCATCTGCGATGTCGAGAACGTGCGCACGATGAAGGGCTATTTCGAGCACTTGCGCCGCGAGGCACGCGGTCGGTTCGAAGCCGGGATGGATTGGCGCGAAGCGGCGCGCGACATCCCGATAAAGGAATATGCCCACTGGACCGATAGCGAACGCGTCGTGGCCAATGTCTTCTCGCTCTACAAGGGCTGGGATCCGGACCTGCCGCATGCCCCACCGCCGGTCCTGTTCGCGGAGATGAACCGCTACCGGAAAGAGCATCACGCCAAGCACGGATGCGGTCATGCCCACTGA
- a CDS encoding TetR/AcrR family transcriptional regulator yields the protein MGKGQGQPVKSAAKLASRGKGRPTASAAGVGREALIDAARALLQELPPAQVTSTAIARKANADPALVRYYFGNRENLLFEVAKQIGEESNRPLPPGDPLVLLEDMIRGTFRFTRSAKHMQRLMIEELDSASSPEVREKMREWNRNPVANYARILEFDDKGELCEFDPFFMYLAVVGISDFFVSGAPLIELLVPPGTSKDDLAKRYEDFVVRLVTDGVRKR from the coding sequence ATGGGAAAAGGCCAGGGCCAGCCAGTAAAATCAGCGGCGAAGCTCGCCTCGCGGGGCAAGGGCCGTCCGACGGCGTCAGCGGCGGGCGTGGGGCGTGAGGCCTTGATCGACGCGGCGCGCGCGCTGTTGCAGGAGCTTCCCCCCGCTCAGGTGACAAGCACCGCCATAGCTCGCAAGGCGAACGCGGATCCTGCCTTGGTGCGCTACTACTTCGGCAACCGCGAGAACCTGCTGTTCGAGGTCGCCAAGCAGATCGGCGAGGAGTCCAACCGACCGCTACCGCCTGGCGACCCTCTCGTTCTACTCGAAGACATGATCCGCGGCACGTTCCGCTTCACGCGCTCGGCCAAGCACATGCAGCGGCTGATGATCGAGGAACTGGATTCCGCGTCCTCGCCCGAAGTTCGCGAAAAGATGCGCGAATGGAACAGGAACCCAGTCGCCAATTATGCCCGCATCCTCGAGTTCGACGATAAGGGCGAGCTGTGCGAGTTCGATCCGTTCTTCATGTACCTTGCGGTGGTCGGCATCAGCGACTTTTTCGTATCCGGCGCCCCGCTTATCGAGCTGCTCGTACCGCCGGGCACCAGCAAGGACGACCTCGCCAAGCGTTACGAGGATTTCGTCGTCCGCCTGGTCACGGATGGCGTGCGCAAGCGTTAG
- a CDS encoding fumarylacetoacetate hydrolase family protein produces the protein MTYGLATISLNDTEQVVLVSGERFAPLSRWGEERDLPALLSDWQAVSAQLGAWAADDGAFAAGGDLAAADVRMPYRPGQVFCTGANYKKHVVGLIMGDPSMRTSEHDDVDPAELKVRVEAMMDARAKALPFAFLKLPACVIGPRDEVILPYDVEKPDWELELGVVIGRRAHRVSEAEAMEFVAGFAVVNDVTARELIFRRDGSAIGADWLSGKSFPTFLPFGPMIVPRNCVADPYDLAMKLSVNGKVYQDETTADMMASIERQIAYLSSRVVLEPGDLICTGSPYGNGSAFGVFLKPGDVMEATISGLGTQRNVCVAEKP, from the coding sequence ATGACCTACGGACTTGCCACTATTTCCTTGAACGACACGGAGCAGGTGGTGCTCGTTTCTGGCGAGCGCTTCGCACCGCTGTCGCGCTGGGGCGAAGAGCGCGATCTACCGGCATTGCTAAGCGATTGGCAGGCGGTCTCGGCGCAACTCGGTGCGTGGGCCGCGGATGACGGCGCTTTTGCCGCCGGCGGCGATCTCGCCGCGGCGGACGTCCGCATGCCCTACCGGCCGGGGCAGGTCTTCTGCACCGGGGCGAACTACAAGAAGCACGTCGTGGGCCTGATCATGGGCGATCCGTCGATGCGGACCAGCGAGCACGACGATGTCGATCCCGCCGAACTCAAGGTACGGGTTGAGGCGATGATGGACGCTCGCGCCAAAGCCCTGCCGTTTGCCTTCCTGAAACTCCCCGCCTGCGTGATCGGTCCACGTGACGAGGTGATCCTGCCGTACGACGTCGAAAAGCCCGACTGGGAACTTGAGCTGGGCGTCGTGATCGGTCGCCGCGCTCACCGCGTGAGCGAGGCAGAGGCTATGGAGTTCGTCGCCGGTTTCGCAGTGGTCAATGACGTTACCGCGCGCGAACTGATCTTCCGCCGCGACGGATCGGCAATTGGAGCCGACTGGCTCTCGGGCAAGAGCTTCCCGACCTTTCTGCCATTTGGGCCGATGATCGTGCCGAGAAACTGCGTCGCCGATCCTTATGATCTGGCGATGAAATTGTCGGTCAACGGCAAGGTCTATCAAGACGAGACGACCGCCGACATGATGGCCTCGATCGAACGGCAGATTGCCTACCTTTCGAGCCGTGTGGTGCTTGAGCCCGGCGACCTGATCTGCACCGGCTCGCCCTATGGCAACGGTTCGGCCTTCGGCGTCTTTCTCAAGCCGGGCGACGTGATGGAAGCGACGATTTCGGGTCTGGGGACACAGCGCAACGTGTGCGTGGCCGAAAAGCCCTAA
- a CDS encoding FAD-dependent oxidoreductase: MIDKALVVGGGVGGMSAALALARQGVEVELVDADPHWRAYGAGISVTGLSLRAFDDLGILEEVRGRGFVGGGIRLRTADGSVIMESPPIPDTAPPIARSGGIMRPALHEIMSRKVRDAGIRVTLGAEITSVEQYAAGAHVGFPDGRRESYDLVVAADGIFSQLRRQTFPDASAPQFTGQGCWRIVAQRPPEVDRPEMFLGGPVKLGFNPISDDRMYAFILEHVPDNPWFAPEEQLDHVAGLLAPFGGYVPQVRAALGSDSLVNYRPLEWLLLPAPWHRGRVVLIGDAVHATTPHMASGAGMAVEDGLVLAEEIARHDDLETALTAFTARRFERARMVVENSVRVGEIEMSGGDQRDANAMLGSTMQKLHEPY; encoded by the coding sequence ATGATCGACAAGGCCCTTGTGGTCGGCGGCGGCGTCGGCGGAATGAGCGCGGCTCTCGCGCTCGCGCGGCAGGGCGTGGAGGTCGAGCTTGTAGATGCCGACCCGCACTGGCGCGCCTATGGCGCCGGGATCAGCGTGACTGGTCTTTCGCTGCGCGCCTTCGACGATCTCGGGATTCTCGAAGAGGTGCGGGGAAGAGGCTTCGTCGGTGGTGGCATCCGACTGCGCACGGCCGATGGCAGCGTCATCATGGAATCGCCACCAATCCCCGACACCGCGCCACCCATTGCGCGCAGTGGCGGGATCATGCGCCCTGCCCTGCACGAGATCATGTCGCGCAAGGTGCGCGACGCAGGGATTCGCGTGACCCTTGGCGCCGAGATCACCTCCGTTGAACAATACGCGGCCGGTGCGCACGTCGGCTTCCCCGACGGTAGGCGCGAAAGCTACGACTTGGTGGTCGCCGCCGACGGCATCTTCTCGCAGCTACGCCGGCAGACGTTCCCAGATGCGTCCGCACCGCAGTTTACCGGACAGGGCTGCTGGCGGATCGTCGCGCAAAGACCGCCGGAAGTCGATCGTCCGGAAATGTTTCTCGGCGGCCCGGTCAAGCTGGGCTTCAATCCGATTTCCGACGACCGGATGTACGCTTTCATCCTCGAGCATGTACCCGACAACCCGTGGTTCGCGCCCGAAGAGCAATTGGACCACGTAGCCGGCCTACTGGCCCCGTTCGGCGGCTACGTGCCACAGGTCCGCGCCGCCCTTGGATCGGATTCCCTGGTCAATTACCGCCCTCTGGAGTGGTTGCTGCTGCCCGCCCCGTGGCATCGGGGCCGCGTCGTCCTGATCGGCGACGCAGTTCACGCAACGACGCCTCACATGGCTTCGGGAGCGGGCATGGCGGTAGAGGATGGGTTGGTCCTGGCAGAGGAAATCGCGCGTCACGACGATCTCGAGACGGCGCTCACCGCTTTCACCGCGCGGCGTTTCGAGCGTGCGCGGATGGTCGTGGAGAATTCGGTTCGCGTCGGGGAGATCGAGATGTCCGGCGGCGACCAGCGCGACGCTAACGCCATGCTGGGCAGCACGATGCAAAAGCTTCACGAGCCTTACTGA